The Deltaproteobacteria bacterium genome includes the window TTACTCGCCGAACTAAAAAATGTCCGCCTGGTGGTGGTCGATCCCGTCTCGGCCTACCTGGGCGACGCGGACTCACACAAGAACGCCGACATTCGCGCCTTGCTTGCACCGCTCGGAGATTTAGCCGCCAAGCATGGCGCCGCCGTTGTCGCAGTGTCTCACTTCAACAAGTCCGGGCAACAAGATGCTTTGTTGCGGGTAATGGGAAGTCTGGCCTTTGTCGCTGCCGCAAGAGCGGCCTACGCGGTGGTGAAGGATCAAAACGATCCTCAGCGCAGACTCTTCCTACCACTCAAGAATAATTTGGGGCGCGATTTGATCGGCTACGCCTTCAGCGTCGAGAGCGTCACGCTCGGCGAAGATATTGAGACGAGCCGCATAAACTGGGAGCAAGAAGCCGTCACCATCACGGCGGACGAGGCCATGACACCGGTGGGCGACGCCGAAGAACGGACCGAGTTCGCGGACGCGAAGGCGTTTCTTGAAAATCTGCTTGCCGATGGGCCGGTGTCTTCGAAACAAATTCGCGCCGATGCCGAGGGCGCCGGCTATTCGTGGGCGACGGTAAGGCGAGCGCAAAAAGCGCTAGGAATCGTGCCGGTCAAGGATGGCATGAAAGGCCCGTGGCTGTGGGCGCTAACGTCGAAGGTGCTCAACAACGCCGAAGATGCTCATTCAAAACTGATGAGCACCTTCGATGAAAATGAGCATCTTCGGGAAATAGACGCCGGTACTGCGGAAACGAAATCGACGGAGGTCCGATGGACATCCGAACTCTAGTGGATACCGTCAAGGCCAAAGGCGTCGAGTTTAGAATCGACGGCGACCGGATCAAGGTCGAAGCACGCGCGGAACCAGACAGCGAGACAAAGGCGCTGCTCGAATCGCTGAGGCGTTATAAAGACGAGCTGCGGCGCTTTCTGACCGCACCTGTCTGCTGGAACTGCGGCGCGACCACCGCGCGAACCCAAGACCTTTACGGCAAACAATTGTGGGTGTGCTGGGAGTGCGCGAAGTCGGCATGACCACTCACGAATCAAATAGCGTGCTGGCCGAAGCCCTAGCCGCGATCATCAAACCGATAGTGAAAGAGGCGGTGCGGGAGGCGATGGCGATGAACCCCAGCGGAATGGCGCAGAGCGTGGCGGTGAACAAATCTTTTCTCACCGTGAAACAAGCCGCCGAAACTTCCGGCTTGGGCGCTTCGACGATCCGCTTGGCGATCCGGCGGCGGAAACTACGAGCGCAAAAAGTCGGTCGGCGCGTGCTGGTCAAACGGGGAGACTTGGAAAATTTCCTTGAGGCGGAGCCGATAGCAGTTTTTACAGAATAACCGGAGTTGACAGGCTTCTGGCATTATGCCACTAGCTAATTTGTGAACAAAAATGAGTTCAAGGAACTGCGCGAGACTGCCGGCCACACCCAAGCGACGCTGGCCAGCGTTATGGGAGTGCATTTGCGCACGGTGTGGCGTTGGGAACTCGGCGAAAGTATCGTTCCAAAAGTCGTTGAACTAGCGCTACGCTACATCGCCGAGCACGCGAAGAAAACGGATTTGATCGATTTGCAGAAAACGCGGGCTTCACTTGCCGAGGTAAAGAAAAAAGGAACGGTGCCGTGGGAGAAAATCAAAAAGGGCTTGCAGAGAAAACCCCGACGCTAAAAACACTGAGGCCGGCAACCTTTCGGCGGCCGGCCTCGCACCCTGGCTCGCAAGCACAGGGGGGATAACGATTGAAAGATTCTAAGCCGGCTTGTTGCGAGAATCAATTCGCTTGCGAGTGAAAGGCGGAGATCATGGCAAAGGGCATTTACGAACGCCAAGGACAGAACGGCGACGTTACCTACTACATCCGCTACCAGTTTCAGCTTACCGACATCAAGGAACGGGTCGGCAGAAAGTCACGCGGCTTCACTCGCGAGATGGCCAAGGATGCTTTGAAGGCGCGGCTAGGCGAGATCGCACAGGGCCGGTTCAATCTGGAGAAAACGCGCAAGCCCGTCCCCTTCTCCAAGCTGGCGGAACGCTACCGCGAGTACGGCGCCAGCACCAAGCGTGCTTGGGAAGACGAAAAGCACACGACCGAGCGGTTCGCGAAGTTGTTCGGCGAGACGCCGTTGGCGCAGATCACCACTTGGCAGATCGAGAAGTGGAAAGCCGAGCGCGGCAAGGAGATCAAGCCGGGGTCGGTGAACCGACAGCTAACCGTCATCAAGCACATGTTCAAGATGTCCGTGGAATGGGGAATGATGCTGACCAATCCGGCGAGCGCGGTGAAGCGCTTTCCCGTCAACGATCAAAGAACGCGCTTTTTGATCGGTGATGAAATCCAGAAACTTCTAAAAGAATGCGAGAGTCAGATCACTTCGCCGTGGTTGTTGCCGCTGGTGACGTTGGCGCTCAATACCGGCATGCGCCAAGGCGAGCTTTTGAATCTGAAGTGGGAAGCCGTGAACTTAGATCAGGGACTCATAACCGTGCGGCAATCGAAGACGCTTCGGCTAAAAACCATCGCGATCAATGCGCCGGCCAAAGACGCGCTCGACTGGCTCGGCGAAAACCGCTACGGCGAATTTCTTTTCATGTGGCCGTGGGGTGACAAGATCGGCAAGGTCACCGTCTATGATGCCTTCAAGAAGGCCTGTGCTGCGGCAGAGATCACCGATTTTCGCTTCCATGACCTGCGCCATACCTTCGCCTCTCATCTCGTCATGGCGGGCGTGGATTTGGTCACGGTGAAGGAACTCATGGGCCATGTCGGCATCGCGATGACGGTGCGCTACTCTCACCTAGTGCCGGAACACAAAGCGCAGGCGGTGACGAAGTTGAGCGAGCGGTTCGATGGGTTTAAAAAACAGGAAGAAGCGCCGAGCGTCGTGTCATCGGAATTGAAAGAGGCGATCAACGCGGTTTTGCCGTTGAACTTGGCACAAAACCGGAACGTTTTCTTAATGCGGATGGGACGAGGATTGAAGGTCGTCAGCAATTTACCGAATGATTCAAAGAGTTTGGCGAGAGAGAGAAATGTGGCCAGGGACGGAATCGAACCGCCGACACGGAGATTTTCAGTCTCCTGCTCTACCGACTGAGCTACCTGGCCGAAAGAAGTGAAATTGGAATATTGCTTAAAAGGCGAGGCGAGTCAAGTTTTCGCCTAGAATCGCGGGATTTTTTCCACTTTTCGTTCGACAAAGTCGATCACTTGGCTCTCAAGACAGACGCCGTCGAGCGCGTTGATTTCTTGGATGCCGGTCGGGCTGGTGACGTTGACTTCAGTGAGAAAACTACCGATGACGTCGAGACCGACGAAATACAGACCATCGGCTCTGAGTAGTGGCGCCAACGCGGCGCAGATCTCTAGGTCCCGCTCTGTAACAGGAGCTTTGACGCAAGTGCCCCCGACATGAATATTGCCGCGAGTCTCGGACTCCAAAGGCACGCGCAACACCGCGCCCAAGGGCTCGCCGTTGAGCACGATGATTCGCTTATCGCCTTGGCGTATTTCCGGCAGGTAACGCTGGCCCATGACCAAGCGCCGGCCGTTGTCGGTGGCCGCTTCCAAAATCGCATTGGTGTTGCGGTCCTGCTCGTTCAGATAAAACACGCCGCTGCCGCCGCAACCGTCGAGCGGCTTGACGATCAGCTCGCCGCCCAATTCGCCCATGAACGTTTTGAGCCGCTCCATGTTGCTCGTCACCATGGTTTGCGGGATCTGCTCGGGAAAACGTAGCGCATAGAGTTTTTCATTCGCTTCGCGCAGTCCCTTGGGATTGTTCATGACAAAACATTTGCCTTGATCGATTAGACTGAGCAAATGGGTGGCAAAGAAAAATTTCATATCGAAGGGTGGATCCTTGCGCATCCACACGCTATCGAAGTCTTCCAGTGCGCCAGCGGCGAAATCGCCTAATTCGTAATGCGGCGTGGCGCGCGCCAGCTGTAGTCGGCGATACCGTCCATGCACCGCCCCGCCGCGCACGAACAGGTCGTCGACTTCCATGAAATAGATTTCATGGCCGCGCCGTTGCGCTTCCATCATCAAAACAAAAGTAGTGTCCTTGTCGATATTGATCCGATCGACGGGATCCATCACGACGCCGATTTTGAGCTTTGCCATAAACTTAACCGTCCGCCAATTTTAATCTCGAATCACCCAAGTGCGCGCCAAGAAATCATGCCAACCACGTTTTTCCGAACTCCAAAGTATCCAGAGAAAACTCAGGCCGAAAGTGGCGCAACCGAATCCCATGGAACCGATCCAGCGCAGCAGCGCGCGCCGAGAGGAAATCGTCCTCCGCTCCGCACTGACGACGCGCAAACCGAACAACCACTTGCCGATGGTCTTGCCTTCCATGCCATGAAACATGACGAAGTAGGCAGTCGCCAAAAGTAGCCAACCAAAAACTAGCATCACCACCAAGGGTCGCGCTTTGTCATAGGAAAACATCCGGCCATGGGCGGCCAAGCCCACCTTGTAACCGATCCACGCCATGAGCGCCATCAATGTGGCGAACATTCCAATCATCAGCCAATCGATGGCGAAGGCGCCGAGCCGGCGAAAAAAACCGCCGTATTGCGGCGCCGGCGCGGCTGCACTCGGAGTTAACGCCGGCGCGACAACTTCGGGCAACTCAGTAGGCGCCGGAAACTGCCACTCGGGATCTTCTTTCGCTGGCTCGTCGATTTCGACGGGCGCCGCCTCCGAAGTTAAACGAAACTCGGCGGCGCTCGGTGCGCCGAAAATAACTCTGCGCTTGAGCAGCAACCGGGCGCCGCACTTTTCACACTGCTCAGCGTCGGCTGCCACGACCGCATCACAATTTTGGCAGTTCATAGCTCGTCAAAATCCATCGCCATCGACTCATGCTAGAGAAAGCTTGGCGGCGACGCAAGCGCGTCACGCCAAATCACCCCAGAGAAACTGCACCAGCGAGAGCGCCGTCAGCGCCGCGGTCTCGGCGCGCAAAATGCGCCGGCCCAAATGGGCTATTTCAAAGCCGCAACGCCGAGCCAGCTCGACCTCATCGGCGCTAAAGCCGCCTTCGGGACCGATGGTCAGCAGCATGGTCTGCGCGCTGGGAAACTGGCCATGCAAATGGCGCAGCGACCGCTCGCTTTCTTTCTCCCAAAAAAATAATTTGAGCGCCGCCAACTCCGAGCGCGCCAGCAATTCTGGCAAGCTGCACAACGGCTCAACTTCCGGCACTCGCGTGCGGCCGCATTGTTTGGTCGCGCTCAAGGCGATTTTTTGCCAGCGCTCGGTGCGCGCGGCGATTTTCCGCGCGTCGAGTTTGGGCACGGCGAAGGCCGACGCAAAGGGCACGATCTTCTGGACCCCAAGCTCGGTGGCTTTTTCCACCACGAAGTCGAGCTTATCGCCTTTGGTCAATGCCACAGCCAAAGTGATTTGCAACGGCGATTCCCGCTGCGCTTCGCTGGAGTGGAGAATTTCAATCCGCCCCTGAGTTTCGCTCAGCGACAGAATCACCGCGTCATGTTCCCAACCGCCGTCGTCGAAGACGGTAATGCGATCGCCGACTTTGAGACGCAGCACCTTGCGCAGATGTTCTAGCTCTTGGCCTTCGACGTTGCCGTGGCCGTCGTGAATCTGTTTTCTGGGCAGAAAGAAGCGCGCCATGAAAATTACTTTCGCTGTAACAGCAAGGTCGCCCACTCTCGGCCGCGCTTTTGGCGGACGACGCGGAAGTTTTTCTGGAAACAATGTACGACCGCATTCGCCTTTGGTTGTAATATACCCGAGAGAATCAGAAATCCTTTGGCGCCAACCTTTTTATCCAACGCCGCAGCCAGCTCGATGATCGTCTCGGCGGTGACGTTGGCGACCACAACAGAAAAAATTTTCCTGATACCGCTGAGATTGGCGCCGGAGAGCTGCACCCGGCCGGCGGCGGCGTTGGCGGCGAAATTATCCCGCGCCACTTCGAGGGCCAGCGGATCGTTGTCGATAGCATAAACTGCTTGGGCGCCCAACTTCACTGCAACAATCGCCAAGATGCCGGCGCCGGTGCCGACGTCCAAGACGGTGAACGGCCGGCCGCGCAGAGAGTCGGCAACCTGCTCGAGAAATTCCATGCAGCCACGCGTCGTCGCGTGAGTGCCGGTGCCGAAGGCCAAGCCTGGCTCAATAGTGATGACTTGCCGCTGGCGAAATTTTGGCGGCGTCAGCCACGGCGGCGTCACCCAGAACTCTTTGCCGACCCGCCGCGCTTTGATAAAACGGCGCCAGGAATCGTGCCAATTGGCCGCGCCGAGCACCCGCCACTTGAGCTTCGCCTTGGCGCCGCGCGTGTGCAATTTTTTCATGGCGCCGAGATAGCGCTCGACGGATTGTTTGAGCGCGGCGTCGCCGGCCGAACGGCGAAAGTAAGCTTCCAGACCGCGCCGCTTCATGACCACGCCGGGGGCGCCCTGTTCGACTAAGAAATTCGCCAGGGCATCGAGATCGGCGGCGGCGATTTGAACCGAAAGATGAAGCCAAGATTCTTGCACAGGTTTTTATGCCACAGGGCCATCACCCGTTCAATTGATAACGCCCGCACCAGCTTGTGAAAAGCGCCGCTAACAGATATTGAAAATGACTAAATTGAAAGGAATCGCCAATGAAATTTGCCACCATCAAACCTGACGGCCTCGCGATCGTTCACAACGACACGCTGATTCCCATCAGCGGCGTATTACCCAAGGGCTCGACCATGCTCGATTTGATCGCCCAATACGATCAAATAAAAGGCGCCTTAGCCGATCTCGCCGCCAAAGGCGGCGGGGTCAAGCTCGATGCCAAGTTACTCAAAGCACCGGTGGAGCGACCGTCGAAGATCTATGCCGCGGCCGGCAACTACAAGCGCGGCACCAGCGGACTCGACGCCGGCCGCGGCCGCGGCTCGGCATCAACGATATCGCCGGAAGAACTGCTAGAAAATATTTTCTTAAAACCGCCGTCAGCCATCTGTGGCCCCGAAGATAATATTGTTATCCCGAAAGACGCCGAGTCGATTTTCCCCGAGCTTGAACTTTGCGTGGTCATCGGCAAAAAAGTGCGCCACGCGAGCAAAGCCCAAGCCATGGATGCCGTGTTCGGCTATACCATCATGCAAGATGTCACCGCGCGCGGCTATGGCAAAAGCAAAAATATGGGCGGCACGCGCAGTGTCCGCAAAGGATTCGAGACCTTCGCCCCCATCGGCCCGTGGATCACGACCAAAGATGAAATCGCCGATCCGCACAATCTGTGGATGAAGCTATGGATCAACGGCGAGCTTAAACAATCGGCCAAGACCGACGCCATGATCAACGACATTCCGACCTTGATCAGCTTTCTATCTGAAGTCACCACGCTCTATCCTGGCGATCTATTGACCTCCGGCAATCCCGACGCGCCGGAGTTTCAAGAAAAGTTGAAACCCGGCGATGTTCTGAAATCGGAGATCGAGGGCATCGGCGCCATGAACCAAGGCGTCGCCAAAGAGAACTAGCCGAAGCACGAAATCCGAAACTCGAAATCCGAAATAAATTCGAATGTTCAAAAAAACTCTAAATTCAAAACAACTTCAATTGGGATTCGGTGTTTTGGATTTTCTTCGGTTTTCGGTTTATTTGGCTGCGGTTTGCTTCGGATTTCGTGCTTCAAATTTCGAATTTTGTTTTACTGGCGTCTTGGCGCGATACACTCTGTTAAGTTGTTCTGTCTAACATTTCAAAGGTAAAAATCAATGCTACGCATCGCCCCGTTCCGCGGAGTTTTTTACAATCCAAAAAAGTTTCGCGATTTGAACAAAGTCATCGCGCCGCCGTATGACATCATCTCGAAAGAGGAACAAGAAAAGCTCTATAAAAAATCGCCGCACAATTTCGTGCGGCTGGATTTGAGCCAGGAGCCCGACTCCTACAACACCGTGGCCCAGCTACTCGGCGAATGGCGCAGCCAGGGAATTCTCGAGCGCGACGAAACACCGGCGATCTATTTCTTAGCCCATCGCTTCAAGCTCAAAGATGGCGAGGAGAAACTACGCCACGGCTTTTTCGCCCTCGTGCAGCTGCAAGATCTCGATACGGGCGACATCCGGCCCCACGAAAAAACCCTCGATGCGCCGAAGGAAGACCGGCTAAAACTCATGCTCGCGTGTCAGTCGCAGCTGAGTCCGATCTTCGCGCTGTACGACGACGCCAAGCAGAGCATCAATCGCTTGCTAATCATCGCGGTCGAAGGCGTGGCGCCGGCGCTGGAATTCGAACTCGACAACGGCGAGGAGTGCAAACTCTGGCGCATCACCGACCCGGCGATCGTCGAAAAAGTCCAGCTCGCGATGCGAGAGCAAACCTTGCTGATCGCCGACGGCCATCACCGTTACGAAGCGACGCTAAGATATCGCGATCAGATGCGCGCCGAGCGCGGCCATTTCACCGGCAACGAAGCGTTCAACTACATCATAGCGTATTGCGCTAACATGAGCGACGACAACGTCGCGATCCTGCCAACCCACCGGCTGGTGCGCGGCTTTACGCACAAACCGTTCTTGGAATTGGAAGAAGCGCTGCAAACTTATTTCTACGTCGAACAGCATCCCAAAACGCCGGACGGCAAGAACTCTTTTCTCAAAGCGCTCAAGCGCGCCGCGAAAAAACACCGCGTCATCGGCGCCAGCTTCAAGCGCGACCCGCGCTATCTGATCCTGCGGCTCAAAAACAAGCGCGTGATGCAGCGCATGGCCAAAGAGCTGAGCGCGCCACTGAGAGAACTCGACGTCAGCACGCTCCATTTGTTGATCCTCGAACATATTCTCGCCCTGACGCCCGAGCACCAAGTGAACGGCGAGACGATTCGCTACTCACAAGACGAAGAAGCCGTGCTGCAAGCTTTGGAGAAAGAAGACTATCAGGCCACGTTCATTCTAGCCGCCACCAAGAAGGAAGAGATCCAAGCCATCGTCGCCGGCGGCGAAAAAATGCCGCAGAAGTCGACTTACTTTTATCCCAAGTTGAGTTCCGGCTTGATCGTCAACCAGATCGATGCCGATGAGCAGATCGAGTAACACATAGAGTGACGAGCGATAGTTATGAAAATTCGACGAAAAGGCTAAAAGTTTTTATGCGTTGCCAGCGAAACACTACTTAGAACCAATCGATAACTCCAAGTCGAGGTTTAGATTCGAACAACAAAAAGGCCGAAGCTCTATGATCAAGAACTTCGGCCTTTTTCGTTCAACAAGTTAAAATCCCGTTAGCCCACCATGGGCCTCACCAACTGCCCATCCCCCGGCTTGCCGGTAATCTTGCCGTCGAGCATGACGGTCTTGCCGCGGAGAATCGTCCGGATCGGTATGCCTTTCACTTTGCGCTCGTTGTACGGCGTCCAACCGACCTTGGTGTAGGTGGTCTCGTTGGAGATCACGTTCTCTTTGTTCATGTCGACGATCACCATGTCAGCGTCGGAGCCTGGCAGGAGCACGCCCTTCTTTGGGTAGATGTTGAAAACTTTAGCCGGATTGAACGACGAGATGCGCACCAATCTGTCGAGCGAAAGTTTGCCTTGG containing:
- a CDS encoding helix-turn-helix domain-containing protein, which translates into the protein MTTHESNSVLAEALAAIIKPIVKEAVREAMAMNPSGMAQSVAVNKSFLTVKQAAETSGLGASTIRLAIRRRKLRAQKVGRRVLVKRGDLENFLEAEPIAVFTE
- a CDS encoding glutathione synthase, translating into MAKLKIGVVMDPVDRINIDKDTTFVLMMEAQRRGHEIYFMEVDDLFVRGGAVHGRYRRLQLARATPHYELGDFAAGALEDFDSVWMRKDPPFDMKFFFATHLLSLIDQGKCFVMNNPKGLREANEKLYALRFPEQIPQTMVTSNMERLKTFMGELGGELIVKPLDGCGGSGVFYLNEQDRNTNAILEAATDNGRRLVMGQRYLPEIRQGDKRIIVLNGEPLGAVLRVPLESETRGNIHVGGTCVKAPVTERDLEICAALAPLLRADGLYFVGLDVIGSFLTEVNVTSPTGIQEINALDGVCLESQVIDFVERKVEKIPRF
- a CDS encoding RDD family protein; this translates as MNCQNCDAVVAADAEQCEKCGARLLLKRRVIFGAPSAAEFRLTSEAAPVEIDEPAKEDPEWQFPAPTELPEVVAPALTPSAAAPAPQYGGFFRRLGAFAIDWLMIGMFATLMALMAWIGYKVGLAAHGRMFSYDKARPLVVMLVFGWLLLATAYFVMFHGMEGKTIGKWLFGLRVVSAERRTISSRRALLRWIGSMGFGCATFGLSFLWILWSSEKRGWHDFLARTWVIRD
- a CDS encoding 16S rRNA (uracil(1498)-N(3))-methyltransferase codes for the protein MARFFLPRKQIHDGHGNVEGQELEHLRKVLRLKVGDRITVFDDGGWEHDAVILSLSETQGRIEILHSSEAQRESPLQITLAVALTKGDKLDFVVEKATELGVQKIVPFASAFAVPKLDARKIAARTERWQKIALSATKQCGRTRVPEVEPLCSLPELLARSELAALKLFFWEKESERSLRHLHGQFPSAQTMLLTIGPEGGFSADEVELARRCGFEIAHLGRRILRAETAALTALSLVQFLWGDLA
- the prmA gene encoding 50S ribosomal protein L11 methyltransferase, yielding MQESWLHLSVQIAAADLDALANFLVEQGAPGVVMKRRGLEAYFRRSAGDAALKQSVERYLGAMKKLHTRGAKAKLKWRVLGAANWHDSWRRFIKARRVGKEFWVTPPWLTPPKFRQRQVITIEPGLAFGTGTHATTRGCMEFLEQVADSLRGRPFTVLDVGTGAGILAIVAVKLGAQAVYAIDNDPLALEVARDNFAANAAAGRVQLSGANLSGIRKIFSVVVANVTAETIIELAAALDKKVGAKGFLILSGILQPKANAVVHCFQKNFRVVRQKRGREWATLLLQRK
- a CDS encoding FAA hydrolase family protein; translation: MKFATIKPDGLAIVHNDTLIPISGVLPKGSTMLDLIAQYDQIKGALADLAAKGGGVKLDAKLLKAPVERPSKIYAAAGNYKRGTSGLDAGRGRGSASTISPEELLENIFLKPPSAICGPEDNIVIPKDAESIFPELELCVVIGKKVRHASKAQAMDAVFGYTIMQDVTARGYGKSKNMGGTRSVRKGFETFAPIGPWITTKDEIADPHNLWMKLWINGELKQSAKTDAMINDIPTLISFLSEVTTLYPGDLLTSGNPDAPEFQEKLKPGDVLKSEIEGIGAMNQGVAKEN
- a CDS encoding DUF1015 domain-containing protein; this encodes MLRIAPFRGVFYNPKKFRDLNKVIAPPYDIISKEEQEKLYKKSPHNFVRLDLSQEPDSYNTVAQLLGEWRSQGILERDETPAIYFLAHRFKLKDGEEKLRHGFFALVQLQDLDTGDIRPHEKTLDAPKEDRLKLMLACQSQLSPIFALYDDAKQSINRLLIIAVEGVAPALEFELDNGEECKLWRITDPAIVEKVQLAMREQTLLIADGHHRYEATLRYRDQMRAERGHFTGNEAFNYIIAYCANMSDDNVAILPTHRLVRGFTHKPFLELEEALQTYFYVEQHPKTPDGKNSFLKALKRAAKKHRVIGASFKRDPRYLILRLKNKRVMQRMAKELSAPLRELDVSTLHLLILEHILALTPEHQVNGETIRYSQDEEAVLQALEKEDYQATFILAATKKEEIQAIVAGGEKMPQKSTYFYPKLSSGLIVNQIDADEQIE